Proteins encoded within one genomic window of Chelatococcus sp. HY11:
- a CDS encoding OsmC family protein yields the protein MTDLSTTAAADIQVSERLQSIRVKTDYLGNYQSVNHVRDLPPIYVDEPVELGGKDSGPTPLEMTLCALNSCTAMIMNILRKEMKFEITGVRLEAVAQHDVRRAEMRRTGKLFSQVEPIAYHYHKIDQKVFMKTPESDERLAKFRSEVERLCPLYHLMTDAKVNIVSEWVRE from the coding sequence ATGACCGACCTTTCCACGACGGCGGCGGCTGACATCCAGGTCAGTGAGCGCCTGCAGAGCATTCGCGTCAAGACCGACTATCTCGGCAATTACCAGAGCGTCAATCATGTCCGCGACCTCCCGCCGATCTATGTCGACGAGCCTGTCGAGCTCGGCGGCAAGGACAGCGGCCCGACGCCGCTCGAAATGACCTTGTGCGCGCTGAATTCCTGCACGGCTATGATCATGAACATTCTCCGCAAGGAGATGAAGTTCGAGATCACCGGCGTGCGCCTCGAGGCTGTCGCCCAGCATGACGTTCGCCGCGCCGAGATGCGACGCACCGGCAAGCTGTTCTCGCAGGTCGAGCCTATTGCCTACCACTACCACAAGATTGACCAGAAGGTCTTCATGAAGACGCCGGAATCCGACGAGCGTCTTGCCAAATTCCGTTCTGAAGTCGAGCGGCTTTGCCCGCTGTATCACCTGATGACTGATGCAAAGGTCAATATCGTTTCGGAATGGGTACGTGAATAG
- a CDS encoding hydantoinase B/oxoprolinase family protein, which produces MMLNKTEARGDSLTIDPITLEVIRNRLDVVAAEMEGTLIRSAFSVVLKEGADCSCALFTVSGDTMAQSVALPQHLGVLAATVKSLLRAFPPETMEEGDVYIMNDPYDGGTHLPDITALTPVFSSGRCVAMAASMAHHSDLGGMAIGSLPPDATELFQEGIVLPPVKLIARGVFDEQIRGILLKNVRMPAFLEADLGAQFASIRIGAARFAEICQEFGEDTVLAYIDELMDRSEALTRARITEIPDGSYTFIDYIDNDGIVLDKRVKIQATLTIKGSDIHVDFAGTDPQVAGAANAAFSHAACVTYYCVRCITDPRLPNNAGCFRPISVSLPEGTLVNPRHPAPVNARTMTVCRMTDVIFGCLAQAAPERVRASSSGMQGVSFSGRRASDGRAYVYLELFCGGMGARPTKDGVDYIETDITNMMNAPTEAVELEYPLRIHSMRLKTDSGGAGLHRGGLGMRKVFEVVEGPLEVTHRGDRHFSRPWGLKGGRPAMPWSSVIKRTDGSEHKVPARERFTLRTGDILVSDTAGGGGYGDPLSRPAARVANDVAEAQISLPAARADYGVVLDEALHVDAAATEALRARMATARGAITWTFDRGEDGRD; this is translated from the coding sequence TGTTGTCGCCGCGGAGATGGAAGGCACGCTGATCCGCAGCGCCTTCTCCGTCGTTCTGAAGGAGGGAGCCGACTGCTCCTGCGCACTGTTCACCGTGAGCGGCGACACCATGGCCCAGTCGGTCGCGTTGCCGCAGCACCTCGGGGTGCTGGCCGCCACGGTGAAATCGCTGCTGCGCGCTTTTCCCCCGGAAACGATGGAGGAAGGCGACGTCTACATCATGAACGATCCCTACGACGGCGGCACGCACTTGCCTGACATCACCGCGCTGACGCCGGTGTTCTCCTCAGGGCGCTGCGTCGCGATGGCGGCCTCCATGGCGCATCATTCAGACCTCGGCGGCATGGCGATCGGAAGCCTGCCGCCGGATGCCACCGAGCTTTTCCAGGAGGGCATCGTGCTGCCCCCGGTCAAGCTGATCGCGCGCGGCGTATTCGACGAACAGATCCGTGGGATCCTGCTCAAGAACGTCCGTATGCCAGCCTTTCTGGAAGCTGATCTCGGCGCCCAGTTCGCCTCGATCAGGATCGGCGCGGCACGCTTCGCCGAGATTTGCCAGGAATTCGGCGAGGATACAGTCCTCGCCTATATCGATGAACTCATGGACCGCTCCGAGGCGTTGACCCGCGCCCGCATCACCGAGATTCCGGACGGCAGCTACACTTTCATCGACTACATCGACAACGATGGGATCGTGCTCGACAAGCGCGTCAAGATCCAGGCGACGCTGACCATCAAGGGCTCCGACATCCATGTCGATTTCGCGGGCACGGATCCGCAGGTGGCGGGTGCCGCCAATGCGGCATTCTCGCACGCCGCCTGTGTCACCTATTACTGCGTGCGCTGCATCACCGACCCACGCCTGCCCAACAATGCCGGCTGCTTCCGCCCGATCAGTGTCAGTTTGCCAGAGGGCACCCTGGTCAACCCGCGCCATCCGGCTCCCGTCAACGCCCGCACCATGACGGTCTGCCGCATGACGGATGTCATCTTCGGCTGCCTCGCGCAGGCCGCGCCGGAACGGGTCCGCGCCTCCTCCAGCGGCATGCAGGGCGTCAGCTTCTCGGGACGTCGCGCCTCCGATGGCCGCGCCTATGTCTATCTGGAACTCTTCTGCGGCGGCATGGGGGCGAGACCGACGAAGGACGGCGTGGACTATATCGAGACCGACATCACCAACATGATGAACGCGCCGACCGAGGCGGTGGAGCTCGAATATCCGCTGCGCATCCATTCCATGCGGCTGAAGACCGACTCCGGCGGCGCGGGCCTCCATCGCGGCGGCCTCGGCATGCGCAAGGTCTTCGAAGTGGTGGAAGGCCCCCTCGAGGTCACCCATCGCGGGGATCGCCATTTCTCACGCCCCTGGGGCCTCAAGGGCGGCAGGCCCGCCATGCCATGGTCCTCCGTCATCAAGCGCACCGATGGTAGCGAGCACAAGGTGCCAGCGCGCGAACGCTTCACGCTGCGCACCGGCGACATTTTGGTCTCCGACACGGCGGGCGGCGGCGGCTATGGCGATCCATTGAGCCGCCCCGCCGCCCGCGTCGCCAATGACGTGGCCGAGGCGCAGATCTCCCTCCCCGCCGCGCGGGCAGACTATGGCGTCGTCCTCGACGAGGCGCTCCATGTCGATGCCGCCGCGACCGAGGCGCTGCGCGCGCGCATGGCGACCGCACGCGGCGCCATCACCTGGACTTTTGATCGGGGCGAGGACGGGCGCGACTGA